A window of the Acanthochromis polyacanthus isolate Apoly-LR-REF ecotype Palm Island chromosome 10, KAUST_Apoly_ChrSc, whole genome shotgun sequence genome harbors these coding sequences:
- the LOC110954725 gene encoding cytokine-dependent hematopoietic cell linker: MICQWVSRAICWLRPAVNRDLKPGRRKTRFVCSSRCPPLPPSFTLELANHWSALALNKHCRRDRQQWTATQTELRSHAKGPQSPHSVSAPQTIQRHSWDLESLNIERSHQSLERVPSKRHHHEWPQTKEDFDQHDFVPMEKPQQTYCEEDWYVGACNRADAEHALHLVNKDGAFLVRDCSINTNSEPLVLVVYHHKKVYNVKIRFIASDDKYALGTGQRSNDMFDSVPDIIKFHSIFPIILVSGRNMPGNKYPDNCVLTYPVTKGDVDQLLQ; the protein is encoded by the exons ATGATCTGCCAGTGGGTCTCCAGGGCCATCTGTTGGCTGA GACCTGCTGTCAATAGAGACCTGAAACCAGGCAGACGAAAGACCAGATTCG TGTGTTCCTCCAGGTGCCCTCCATTACCTCCATCCTTTACCCTGGAGCTGGCCAATCACTGGTCTGCACTGGCTCTGAATAAGCACTGCAGAAGAGA tagACAGCAGTGGACAGCTACACAA ACTGAACTCAGGTCACATGCCAAAG GTCCACAAAGTCCCCACAGTGTTTCAGCCCCCCAGACCATTCAAAGACATTCTTGGGATTTGGAGAGTCTTAACATAGAAAG ATCGCATCAAAGTCTAG AAAGGGTCCCATCCAAACGCCATCACCATGAGTGGCCTCAAACTAAAGAAGACTTCGACCAGCACGACTTTGTTCCGATGGAAAAGCCTCAACAG ACCTACTGTGAAGAAGACTGGTATGTTGGGGCTTGTAATCGAGCAGATGCTGAGCACGCCTTACACCTGGTGAACAAG GATGGGGCATTTTTGGTGCGTGACTGCTCTATCAACACCAACAGTGAACCCTTGGTACTGGTCGTGTATCACCACAAGAAGGTTTATAATGTAAAAATTCGGTTCATCGCGAGCGACGACAAGTACGCACTGGGAACAGGACAACGTTCAAATGAT ATGTTCGACTCTGTGCCAGACATCATCAAGTTCCACTCCATTTTTCCAATAATACTCGTCAGTGGAAGAAATATGCCTGGAAACAAATACCCAGACAACTGTGTGCTGACATATCCAGTAACGAAAGGGGATGTTGACCAGCTGCTACAATAA
- the LOC110954735 gene encoding zinc finger protein 518B, protein MKPVSYQSMPSSVNGGHSNVALDRVLSTSNVMYCEKCGFASTDGALFKKHMLEHMQTKFYCFYCNNVSFSEAELAVHLKQHTSKYPFTCPHCGQGYMRRLCLVKHIDRLHSKSINQGPAKPGMTKTPQIPVSSALRSVPTADPSSVRPVVRVTVPTPSAPAARFGKDEQRGKTLDTNVSTATNGNAELLSPLNGLIQHNRALTVSLPEEVTIPAGCLVELVEVKTVNGTKELKLRLISQQENESVIKDTRTVASQNTALGKPLSPTFSHPNMVWSTSMGMCTVNRKQNETRTVNVERPAVIPVSTPSNLVNPMSKEKSGLKRASPEIINLECNPGIPNKLPKSILSPVREGNSVISVTQTAPVSHNAAPNALPSKVANRLSTALHPDSRVTSISQRVVDERKNVIVDHSKSIPPRRVCDTKTLPQNVPLAVKLEPRAMHLKSNTVSKPMKETVSLNQQSLKSTSPCLSVPAVQVRPQAISVGKNNVANQSPIKTSVLFNRTSSKTSTWTQEVRPKEMAREGHVSEHESFPVISSVFSLSQQPEEAQGSIQPLVMALRGIVMDKRSSSGSKTQDHVKITNSTEQVSAASTLWRSHQVAPKSGSFIRDLLLTKQKSESVKVEEHDKGVQQPIALTNNHVHVKEEKNSTVQTDSVQSSHINASKSSTDEKSTVVSHVEESEAAKSEPDIPSKFLTVSLKRVQVGVWKKARRD, encoded by the coding sequence ATGAAGCCTGTCAGCTATCAAAGCATGCCGTCATCTGTGAACGGTGGGCATTCAAATGTGGCACTGGATCGTGTGTTAAGCACTTCAAACGTGATGTattgtgaaaaatgtggatTTGCATCCACAGATGGCGCATTGTTCAAGAAGCATATGTTGGAGCATATGCAGACaaagttttactgcttttattgCAACAACGTCTCCTTCAGTGAGGCTGAATTAGCCGTGCACCTGAAGCAGCACACTTCAAAGTATCCATTCACGTGTCCTCACTGTGGACAGGGCTACATGAGGAGGCTCTGCCTTGTGAAGCACATTGACCGTTTGCATAGTAAAAGCATTAATCAAGGACCTGCTAAGCCTGGCATGACAAAAACTCCACAGATTCCTGTCTCCAGTGCCTTAAGAAGCGTGCCCACTGCTGATCCATCTTCTGTTCGACCAGTTGTTCGAGTGACAGTACCCACCCCGTCTGCACCTGCTGCCAGATTTGGAAAAGATGAACAGAGAGGGAAAACACTGGACACAAATGTATCAACTGCCACTAATGGTAATGCAGAACTTTTGTCCCCTTTGAATGGACTCATTCAGCACAACAGAGCACTAACAGTTTCTCTTCCTGAGGAGGTAACTATCCCTGCCGGCTGCTTGGTTGAACTTGTGGAGGTGAAAACTGTCAATGGGACAAAGGAGCTAAAGCTGAGGCTCATCTCTCAACAGGAAAACGAGTCTGTAATAAAGGACACAAGGACCGTGGCCTCTCAAAACACTGCACTGGGAAAGCCTTTGTCTCCCACATTTAGTCATCCAAACATGGTGTGGTCTACGAGTATGGGCATGTGCACAGTTAACAGGAAACAGAATGAAACAAGGACAGTCAATGTGGAGCGTCCTGCTGTTATCCCTGTCAGTACTCCCAGCAACCTTGTGAACCCAATGAGCAAAGAAAAGAGCGGATTGAAAAGAGCATCTCCAGAAATAATCAACCTGGAGTGCAACCCAGGCATCCCAAACAAGCTCCCCAAAAGCATCCTCAGTCCTGTCAGAGAAGGTAACAGTGTCATCAGCGTCACACAAACGGCACCTGTTAGCCACAATGCAGCTCCTAATGCTCTGCCCTCTAAGGTTGCTAACAGGTTGAGTACAGCACTGCATCCAGACAGCAGGGTGACAAGCATCTCCCAGAGAGTGGTGGATGAGAGAAAGAATGTGATTGTAGATCATTCAAAGAGTATCCCACCCAGGAGGGTGTGTGACACAAAAACCCTTCCTCAAAATGTGCCGTTGGCTGTGAAGCTGGAACCTCGGGCGATGCACCTCAAGAGCAACACTGTTTCAAAACCAATGAAAGAGACGGTGTCCTTGAACCAGCAAAGTTTGAAATCGACTTCTCCCTGTTTAAGTGTTCCAGCTGTCCAAGTGAGACCTCAAGCAATTTCTGTTGGCAAGAACAATGTTGCAAATCAGTCCCCGATCAAAACATCTGTCCTCTTTAATCGCACAAGTTCAAAGACCTCAACTTGGACTCAGGAAGTGAGACCAAAGGAGATGGCAAGAGAAGGACATGTGTCGGAACATGAGAGTTTCCCTGTCATctcctctgtgttttcattAAGTCAGCAGCCAGAGGAAGCCCAGGGTTCCATTCAGCCTTTGGTAATGGCTCTGCGCGGCATAGTGATGGATAAAAGGAGCAGTTCTGGCAGTAAAACTCAAGATCACGTTAAGATAACAAACAGCACCGAGCAAGTGAGCGCTGCTTCAACATTATGGCGTTCACATCAGGTCGCCCCAAAAAGTGGATCGTTTATTCGTGACCTGTTATTGACAAAGCAGAAGAGTGAGTCTGTAAAAGTAGAAGAGCATGATAAAGGTGTTCAGCAACCTATTGCACTGACCAACAACCATGTCCAtgtcaaagaagaaaagaatagcactgtacagacagacagtgttCAAAGCAGTCACATTAATGCTTCCAAATCTTCAACAGATGAGAAATCTACAGTTGTCTCACATGTAGAGGAATCAGAGGCTGCCAAAAGTGAGCCTGACATCCCCTCAAAGTTTCTGACTGTCTCTCTGAAAAGGGTCCAAGTAGGCGTGTGGAAAAAAGCAAGAAGGGACTGA